From a region of the Halolamina sp. CBA1230 genome:
- a CDS encoding metal-dependent hydrolase produces MYRTGHLGVSMLVFAPIGYLLVAAGEPLAALVTGGAMLWLAMLPDVDHRIPGIPHRGPTHSLLFAALVGGAFAGAGALLADGMGTVDRARLSLFGFFVGSLSVGSHLLGDVLTPAGVNLFWPWGREFSLYVTRADSTIANWGLFLLGVFAVAAAGVLAVQGLP; encoded by the coding sequence GTGTACCGCACCGGCCATCTCGGCGTGTCGATGCTGGTGTTCGCCCCGATCGGCTACCTGCTCGTCGCGGCCGGCGAGCCGCTGGCGGCGCTCGTCACCGGCGGCGCGATGCTCTGGCTGGCGATGCTACCCGACGTCGACCACCGGATCCCGGGGATCCCCCACCGCGGGCCGACCCACTCGCTGCTGTTCGCCGCGCTCGTGGGCGGCGCGTTCGCCGGCGCGGGCGCGCTGCTGGCCGACGGCATGGGGACGGTCGACCGCGCGCGGCTCTCGCTGTTCGGCTTCTTCGTCGGGTCCCTCAGCGTCGGCTCCCACCTGCTCGGCGACGTGCTCACGCCCGCGGGCGTGAACCTGTTCTGGCCGTGGGGGCGGGAGTTCAGCCTCTACGTCACCCGCGCGGACAGTACGATCGCGAACTGGGGACTGTTCCTGCTCGGGGTCTTCGCGGTCGCCGCCGCGGGCGTGCTGGCGGTTCAGGGGCTGCCCTGA
- a CDS encoding GNAT family N-acetyltransferase — MTLAPDTDDRIARHWAERLDCAPGAFADPGVTVTTNPNEGTIRLVRRGETLVVAAPETVRDALDTHREALADAELPATEVVERALTDHDAGVDAVHGPYFLGYVDEPSFSPADTDARLLVGADRDAFDRLQERVTEDEWARASPVFRPGQTAGLFRDDNLIAVATLTHLPFPDVGVVVDPEHRGQGYGREVASKITATAFDVDRDTVVRYRTLDSDSASVALAASLGYERWATGAVLVLDQGSP, encoded by the coding sequence ATGACGCTCGCGCCCGACACGGACGATCGGATCGCCCGCCACTGGGCCGAGCGACTGGACTGTGCGCCCGGGGCGTTCGCGGACCCCGGCGTCACGGTCACGACGAACCCCAACGAGGGGACGATCCGACTGGTCCGTCGCGGGGAGACGCTCGTCGTCGCCGCGCCCGAGACTGTCAGGGACGCGCTCGACACCCATCGCGAGGCGCTCGCGGATGCGGAGCTGCCCGCAACTGAGGTGGTCGAGCGCGCGCTGACCGACCACGACGCGGGCGTCGACGCCGTCCACGGCCCCTACTTCCTGGGCTACGTCGACGAGCCGTCGTTCTCGCCGGCCGACACCGACGCCCGCCTGCTCGTCGGCGCCGACCGGGACGCGTTCGATCGCCTGCAGGAGCGCGTCACCGAGGACGAGTGGGCGCGCGCGTCGCCGGTGTTCCGCCCGGGCCAGACGGCGGGGCTGTTCCGGGACGACAACCTGATCGCGGTCGCGACGCTGACCCATCTGCCGTTCCCGGACGTGGGGGTCGTCGTCGACCCCGAGCACCGTGGACAGGGGTACGGGCGCGAGGTCGCCTCGAAGATCACCGCGACCGCGTTCGACGTCGACCGCGACACGGTGGTGCGCTACCGGACGCTCGACTCGGACTCGGCGTCGGTCGCGCTCGCGGCGTCGCTGGGGTACGAGCGCTGGGCGACGGGCGCGGTGCTCGTGCTCGATCAGGGCAGCCCCTGA
- a CDS encoding mechanosensitive ion channel family protein, producing the protein MNAVTSALDALPPMLALVAVLVSSLVAAVVVERVVVRLLRRLGRSTENALDDIVFEELRLPLVVSAALAGVFLLTGDGGVLDALAVDAATRDALFSRPALSVLVVVWAWALNAIVNRAVDAVQDAGPRFDFAPVFSNVWTLIVIVAAAAAILSIWRIDVTPLLAGAGIAGITIGFAAKDTVANFFGGIALYFDDTYKIGDFVVLDSGEKGTVVKVGVRSTTLQTRDEVLVTVPNAVLNAAKIVNESAPGSRKRIRVPIGVAYGTDIDAFEAAVVGVAEAESLVLDSPKPRMRFRAFGDSALEYELLCWVRSPVRGSKATHELNRGIYGRLTDLGIEIPFSKLDVTLVNGAADAAAGATGQPSLGDD; encoded by the coding sequence ATGAACGCTGTCACGTCGGCGCTGGACGCGCTGCCACCCATGCTCGCACTCGTCGCGGTCCTCGTGAGCAGCCTCGTCGCCGCCGTCGTCGTCGAGCGCGTCGTGGTCCGGCTCCTGCGGCGGCTCGGCCGCTCGACGGAGAACGCGCTGGACGACATCGTGTTCGAGGAGCTCCGGCTCCCGCTCGTGGTCTCGGCGGCGCTGGCGGGGGTGTTCCTGCTGACGGGCGACGGGGGGGTGCTCGACGCGCTCGCCGTCGACGCCGCGACCCGCGACGCGCTGTTCAGCCGCCCGGCGCTCTCGGTGCTGGTGGTGGTCTGGGCGTGGGCGCTGAACGCCATCGTCAACCGCGCGGTCGACGCCGTGCAGGACGCCGGCCCGCGGTTCGACTTCGCGCCGGTGTTCTCGAACGTCTGGACGCTGATCGTCATCGTCGCCGCCGCCGCCGCGATCCTCTCGATCTGGCGCATCGACGTGACGCCGCTGCTCGCCGGCGCGGGCATCGCGGGCATCACCATCGGGTTCGCCGCGAAGGACACCGTCGCGAACTTCTTCGGGGGGATCGCGCTGTACTTCGACGACACGTACAAGATCGGCGATTTCGTCGTGCTCGACTCCGGCGAGAAGGGGACGGTCGTCAAGGTCGGCGTCCGCTCGACGACGCTCCAGACCCGCGACGAGGTGCTGGTGACCGTCCCCAACGCCGTGCTCAACGCCGCGAAGATCGTCAACGAGTCCGCGCCCGGGAGCCGCAAACGGATCCGCGTCCCGATCGGCGTGGCGTACGGCACCGACATCGACGCGTTCGAGGCGGCCGTCGTCGGCGTCGCCGAGGCGGAATCTCTGGTGCTCGACTCGCCCAAGCCGCGGATGCGGTTTCGCGCGTTCGGCGACTCCGCGCTGGAGTACGAACTGCTCTGCTGGGTCCGGAGCCCCGTCCGCGGGTCGAAGGCGACCCACGAACTCAACCGCGGCATCTACGGCCGCCTGACCGACCTCGGCATCGAGATCCCGTTCAGCAAGCTCGACGTGACCCTCGTGAACGGCGCCGCCGACGCCGCGGCCGGCGCTACCGGGCAGCCCTCGCTGGGCGACGATTGA
- a CDS encoding peroxidase-related enzyme (This protein belongs to a clade of uncharacterized proteins related to peroxidases such as the alkylhydroperoxidase AhpD.), giving the protein MADPELDDDAMTRFEVPDFEDLPEDLQDRIAEETEEAGFTPNVFSAFAYKPSHFRAFFEFHDALVDDTALDREEVEMIVVAVSGRNHCYYCNVAHGALLRIYSGNPELADQLVANYRQADVSEKRMAMLDVAVKLTEHPDRVTEADLERLAEVGYSPEAMWEIAAVTAFFNLSNRMAMFADMRPNEEFHTMGR; this is encoded by the coding sequence ATGGCCGACCCCGAACTCGACGACGACGCGATGACCCGTTTCGAGGTACCCGACTTCGAGGACCTGCCCGAGGACCTCCAGGACCGCATCGCCGAGGAGACCGAGGAGGCCGGGTTCACGCCCAACGTGTTCTCCGCGTTCGCGTACAAGCCGAGCCACTTCCGCGCCTTCTTCGAGTTCCACGACGCGCTGGTCGACGACACGGCGCTGGACCGCGAGGAGGTGGAGATGATCGTCGTCGCCGTCTCCGGCCGGAACCACTGCTACTACTGCAACGTCGCCCACGGCGCGCTGCTGCGCATCTACTCGGGGAACCCCGAACTCGCGGACCAGTTGGTCGCGAACTACCGCCAGGCCGACGTGAGCGAGAAGCGGATGGCGATGCTCGACGTGGCCGTGAAACTGACCGAACACCCAGACCGCGTGACCGAGGCCGACCTCGAACGCCTCGCGGAGGTCGGGTACAGCCCCGAGGCGATGTGGGAGATCGCCGCCGTGACCGCCTTCTTCAACCTCAGCAACCGGATGGCGATGTTCGCGGACATGCGACCCAACGAGGAGTTCCACACGATGGGGCGTTGA
- a CDS encoding class I SAM-dependent methyltransferase — protein sequence MTTADRGGSAPPTGRPLSHVYDAAYAGVPNWDIGRPQEAFVALAESGRIRGPVLDVGCGTGELAMYLARWGHEVLGIDLSPRAVEQARAKARGRRIDAEFAVWDALDLAGLARAGLSFPTVVDSAMFHVLGDAERDRFVDGLAAVVPQGGHYYVLGDARRTAGDVYGVTPAELRERFAGSDWEVEFAIPTAFERRWSSNPAYFVGVRRR from the coding sequence ATGACTACCGCCGACCGAGGCGGGAGCGCGCCGCCGACGGGACGCCCGCTCTCGCACGTCTACGACGCCGCCTACGCCGGCGTGCCGAACTGGGACATCGGCCGGCCACAGGAGGCGTTCGTCGCGCTCGCCGAGTCCGGCCGGATCCGCGGCCCCGTGCTGGACGTGGGCTGTGGCACCGGCGAACTCGCGATGTACCTCGCCCGCTGGGGCCACGAGGTGCTGGGGATCGACCTCTCGCCGCGCGCGGTCGAGCAGGCCCGGGCGAAGGCCCGCGGCCGGCGGATCGACGCCGAGTTCGCGGTGTGGGACGCGCTCGACCTCGCCGGCCTCGCCCGCGCGGGGCTCTCGTTCCCGACTGTCGTCGACTCCGCGATGTTCCACGTGCTCGGCGACGCCGAACGGGACCGCTTCGTCGACGGCCTCGCGGCCGTCGTCCCGCAGGGTGGCCACTACTACGTGCTCGGCGACGCCCGGCGCACGGCGGGCGACGTGTACGGGGTCACGCCCGCGGAACTGCGCGAGCGGTTCGCAGGCTCGGACTGGGAGGTCGAGTTCGCGATCCCGACGGCGTTCGAGCGTCGCTGGAGTAGCAACCCCGCGTACTTCGTCGGCGTCCGGCGCCGTTGA
- a CDS encoding methionine adenosyltransferase produces the protein MTDAVSVTHLPGDPVARRPAEFVERKGVGHPDSLCDGVAEAVSRTLSRFYRDEFDRVLHHNTDKVHLGAGRATPEYGGGEVVDPIYLLVGGRATTSVNGRELPIPDLARDAAREYVLDTVPELDAEDLVVETRIGRTSGDLASLFDRGEVPLANDTSFGVGHGPGSPVERFVRTLEPRLHAEIDAVGKDVKLMASRRGDAVDLTVAAAVVDRHVAGREEYHEVLDRVDALAREHAADRLDCPLSVRVNAADDDESVYLTTTGLSAEAGDDGAVGRGNRANGLITPARPMSLEATAGKNPVTHVGKLYNLLALRIAGTLSTDLGAAHSCVQLLSRIGSAVDEPHAVDVETTVEDGAAVRDVVDDELAWIDELTEDLLAGDVDVF, from the coding sequence ATGACCGACGCAGTCTCCGTGACCCACCTCCCGGGCGACCCCGTCGCCCGCCGGCCGGCGGAGTTCGTCGAGCGCAAGGGGGTCGGCCACCCCGACTCGCTGTGTGACGGCGTTGCCGAGGCGGTCTCGCGGACGCTCTCACGGTTCTACCGCGACGAGTTCGACCGCGTGCTCCACCACAACACCGACAAGGTCCACCTCGGCGCGGGCCGGGCAACGCCCGAGTACGGCGGCGGCGAGGTCGTCGACCCGATCTACCTGCTCGTCGGCGGGCGGGCGACGACGAGCGTGAACGGTCGGGAGCTCCCGATCCCGGATCTCGCCCGAGACGCCGCGCGCGAGTACGTGCTCGACACCGTTCCCGAACTCGACGCCGAGGACCTGGTGGTCGAGACCCGGATCGGCCGAACCTCGGGCGATCTCGCCTCGCTGTTCGACCGCGGCGAGGTGCCGCTGGCGAACGACACCAGCTTCGGCGTCGGCCACGGGCCGGGCTCACCGGTCGAGCGCTTCGTCCGGACGCTCGAACCCCGGCTCCACGCCGAGATCGACGCCGTCGGGAAGGACGTGAAGCTGATGGCCTCGCGGCGCGGCGACGCGGTCGACCTCACGGTCGCCGCCGCGGTCGTCGACCGCCACGTCGCCGGCCGTGAGGAGTACCACGAAGTGCTCGATCGCGTGGACGCGCTCGCCCGCGAGCACGCCGCGGACCGCCTTGACTGCCCGCTCTCGGTCCGGGTGAACGCCGCCGACGACGACGAGTCGGTGTACCTCACGACCACGGGGCTCTCCGCGGAGGCGGGCGACGACGGCGCCGTCGGCCGGGGAAACCGCGCGAACGGCCTGATCACGCCGGCGCGACCGATGAGCCTGGAGGCGACCGCCGGCAAGAACCCCGTCACCCACGTCGGGAAGCTGTACAACCTCCTCGCGCTGCGGATCGCCGGGACGCTCTCGACCGACCTCGGCGCGGCCCACTCCTGTGTGCAACTGCTCTCGCGGATCGGGAGCGCGGTCGACGAGCCCCACGCTGTGGACGTCGAGACGACCGTGGAGGACGGGGCTGCGGTCCGCGACGTCGTCGACGACGAACTCGCTTGGATCGACGAACTGACCGAGGATCTGCTCGCCGGCGACGTCGACGTGTTCTAG
- a CDS encoding ZIP family metal transporter yields the protein MTPFQSMLVVSTLVGLATGLGAIPILFGARVSHRTYDAALGLAGGIMVAASVFGLIIPGTEQGALWEVMLGVTVGGFGLLAGNRIIPHVHGEYRRWRGHAEGIDLDGLDDRVRRAVLVGGAITIHNAPEGLAMGIAYASGLEEVALVLAVVIALQNVPDGFAFAVPVNQSGVSSGKVLLYTTLSGTVPQVMGSVFGFALVGLAAGIFPVAAGFAAGAMLAVVLREMVPSSHGHGYADAATAAFIVGFVLLVVVDAAVG from the coding sequence ATGACGCCGTTCCAGTCGATGCTGGTGGTGAGCACGCTGGTGGGGCTGGCCACTGGCCTCGGCGCGATCCCGATCCTGTTCGGCGCCCGCGTGAGCCACCGCACGTACGACGCCGCGCTCGGCCTCGCGGGCGGGATCATGGTCGCGGCGTCGGTGTTCGGGCTCATCATCCCCGGCACCGAACAGGGGGCGCTGTGGGAGGTGATGCTCGGCGTCACTGTCGGCGGGTTCGGCCTGCTCGCCGGGAATCGGATCATTCCGCACGTCCACGGCGAGTACCGCCGCTGGCGTGGCCACGCCGAGGGGATCGACCTCGACGGCCTCGACGACCGCGTCCGGCGGGCCGTCCTGGTCGGCGGCGCGATCACGATCCACAACGCGCCCGAGGGGCTGGCGATGGGGATCGCCTACGCCTCCGGCCTCGAGGAGGTGGCGCTCGTGCTCGCGGTCGTGATCGCGCTCCAGAACGTTCCCGACGGGTTCGCCTTCGCTGTCCCGGTGAACCAGTCCGGCGTCTCCTCGGGGAAGGTGCTACTGTACACGACGCTCTCCGGAACGGTCCCGCAGGTGATGGGGTCGGTGTTCGGCTTCGCGCTCGTCGGCCTCGCGGCGGGGATCTTCCCCGTCGCCGCCGGCTTCGCCGCGGGCGCGATGCTCGCGGTCGTCCTCCGGGAGATGGTGCCCTCCAGCCACGGCCACGGGTACGCTGACGCCGCGACGGCCGCGTTCATCGTCGGCTTCGTCCTGCTCGTGGTCGTCGACGCCGCGGTCGGCTAG
- a CDS encoding NOP5/NOP56 family protein, translated as MNDLSSSSAGWFAGVDPGDPEAAAAAVSEGEADEPRDWPALAVESGFAADEDEYYDRLHEATVRAAREAAQAAERADDQQLIHSLRAMDDAERTANELAERLEEWAGALLAVETDASGLDFAAVVADYEPTDATEERAVSLAQRAVDLREERDDLRAFVERRAPEVAPNLAEMAGPVLAARLISLAGGLESLAKKPSGTVQVLGAEDALFAHLRGHAPSPKHGVIFTHEFVRGTRPEDRGSAARALAGKLSIAARIDHYAGERRESVHEDLRDRMATIRARADGDTAGEDDDDTEENDE; from the coding sequence ATGAACGATCTGAGTTCCTCGAGTGCTGGATGGTTCGCCGGCGTCGACCCCGGCGACCCCGAGGCTGCGGCGGCCGCCGTCAGCGAGGGCGAGGCCGATGAACCGCGTGACTGGCCCGCGCTGGCCGTCGAGTCGGGGTTCGCCGCCGACGAGGACGAGTACTACGACCGCCTCCACGAGGCGACCGTCAGGGCTGCCCGCGAGGCCGCCCAGGCCGCCGAACGCGCGGACGACCAACAGTTGATCCACTCGTTGCGGGCGATGGACGACGCCGAGCGAACCGCGAACGAGCTCGCCGAGCGACTGGAGGAGTGGGCCGGCGCGTTACTAGCGGTCGAGACGGACGCGTCGGGGCTCGACTTCGCGGCCGTCGTCGCCGACTACGAGCCGACGGACGCGACCGAGGAGCGGGCCGTCTCGCTCGCCCAGCGTGCGGTCGACCTCCGCGAGGAGCGCGACGACCTGCGGGCGTTCGTCGAGCGCCGCGCGCCCGAGGTGGCGCCCAACCTCGCGGAGATGGCCGGCCCCGTGCTCGCGGCGCGGCTGATTTCGCTTGCGGGCGGGCTGGAGTCGCTCGCGAAGAAACCCTCGGGCACCGTGCAGGTGCTCGGCGCCGAGGACGCGCTGTTCGCGCACCTCCGCGGGCACGCCCCCTCGCCCAAGCACGGCGTGATCTTCACCCACGAGTTCGTCCGCGGCACGCGGCCGGAGGACCGCGGCTCGGCGGCGCGGGCGCTGGCCGGGAAGCTCTCCATCGCCGCCCGGATCGACCACTACGCCGGCGAGCGCCGCGAGAGCGTGCACGAGGACCTCCGCGATCGGATGGCGACGATCCGCGCGCGTGCAGACGGGGATACGGCGGGTGAGGACGATGACGACACGGAGGAGAACGATGAGTGA
- a CDS encoding fibrillarin-like rRNA/tRNA 2'-O-methyltransferase — MSELPAGVERRTVAGEERLTTAGEPVYGEPTVDGRRVWDAGRSKLGAMLELGMDTHLAGGESVLYLGAASGTTVSHVADFAGPTYAVEFAPRPVRDLVDVAESRPNLFPLLADARKPREYAGVVESGLDVIVQDVATRGQADVAIRNAGFLADDGLLLAAIKARSEDVVAEPDEVFEEVRETLGEAYELLETARLDRYHDDHLGVVARKR, encoded by the coding sequence ATGAGTGAGCTCCCTGCCGGCGTCGAACGTCGCACCGTCGCGGGCGAGGAGCGGTTGACGACCGCCGGCGAACCGGTGTACGGCGAGCCGACCGTCGACGGGCGGCGGGTGTGGGACGCCGGGCGGTCGAAGCTGGGGGCGATGCTCGAACTCGGGATGGACACCCACCTCGCGGGCGGCGAGTCGGTGCTGTACCTCGGCGCCGCCTCCGGGACGACCGTGAGCCACGTCGCCGACTTCGCGGGGCCGACGTACGCGGTGGAGTTCGCGCCCCGTCCCGTTCGGGACCTGGTCGACGTGGCCGAGAGCCGGCCGAACCTGTTCCCGCTGCTGGCCGACGCGCGGAAACCCCGGGAGTACGCCGGCGTCGTGGAGTCCGGGCTGGACGTGATCGTCCAGGACGTGGCGACCCGCGGGCAGGCCGATGTGGCGATCCGGAACGCGGGGTTCCTCGCCGACGACGGTCTGCTGCTGGCGGCGATCAAGGCCCGCAGCGAGGACGTGGTGGCCGAACCAGACGAGGTGTTCGAGGAGGTTCGGGAGACGCTGGGCGAGGCGTACGAACTGCTCGAGACCGCGCGGCTGGATCGCTACCACGACGACCACCTCGGGGTCGTCGCGCGCAAGCGGTGA
- a CDS encoding glutamate--cysteine ligase codes for MEELGSRESFDRMGTLGVEEEFYVVDGAGMPVSGIDELVYGDDEPPAPLAGKLDHELFKFTIETQTPLIEDVSEAEEQLLAVREALVEHAENHGYQIAAAGLHPEARWRELDHAEKPRYRSQLDRIQYPQHRNTTAGLHVHVGVDDPDKAVWIANELRWEMPPLLALSANSPFWNGFDTGLASARAKIFENLPNTGMPTAFADYEAFERFERRMVEQGSVEDRGELWFDVRPHTGHGTVEIRTPDGQVDPAVVDAFVEGAHAMVVDLAERYEDGKRDSLGSGLRRELLDENKWRATRYGHDATFIDRDGESTIGLAEAIQRTCDRIGNDALTALLDGESGSQRQRRIREEQGSEALREALLL; via the coding sequence ATGGAGGAACTGGGCTCCCGCGAGAGCTTCGACCGGATGGGAACCCTCGGCGTCGAGGAGGAGTTCTACGTCGTCGACGGGGCGGGGATGCCCGTCTCGGGGATCGACGAACTGGTGTACGGCGACGACGAGCCGCCGGCACCGCTCGCGGGGAAGCTGGACCACGAGCTGTTCAAGTTCACCATCGAGACCCAGACGCCGCTGATCGAGGACGTTAGCGAGGCCGAGGAGCAACTGCTCGCGGTGCGGGAGGCGCTGGTCGAGCACGCCGAGAACCACGGTTATCAGATCGCCGCGGCGGGGCTCCACCCCGAGGCGCGCTGGCGCGAACTCGACCACGCTGAGAAACCCCGCTACCGCTCCCAGCTCGACCGGATCCAGTACCCACAGCACCGCAACACCACCGCGGGGCTGCACGTCCACGTCGGCGTCGACGACCCGGACAAGGCGGTCTGGATCGCCAACGAGCTCCGGTGGGAGATGCCGCCGCTGCTGGCGCTGTCGGCGAACTCCCCGTTCTGGAACGGGTTCGACACGGGGCTGGCCTCGGCGCGGGCGAAGATCTTCGAGAACCTCCCCAACACGGGGATGCCGACCGCGTTCGCGGATTACGAGGCGTTCGAGCGCTTCGAGCGCCGGATGGTCGAACAGGGCTCCGTCGAGGACCGCGGCGAACTCTGGTTCGACGTGCGCCCCCACACCGGCCACGGCACCGTCGAGATCCGCACGCCCGACGGGCAGGTCGATCCCGCGGTCGTCGATGCGTTCGTCGAGGGGGCCCACGCGATGGTGGTCGACCTCGCGGAACGCTACGAGGACGGGAAGCGTGATTCGCTCGGCTCGGGGCTGCGCCGTGAGCTTCTGGACGAGAACAAGTGGCGCGCCACGCGCTACGGCCACGACGCGACGTTCATCGACCGCGACGGCGAGTCGACGATCGGCCTCGCCGAGGCGATCCAGCGCACCTGCGACCGGATCGGGAACGACGCGCTGACCGCGCTGCTGGACGGGGAGAGCGGGAGTCAGCGACAGCGACGGATTCGCGAGGAACAGGGGAGCGAAGCGCTGCGGGAGGCGCTCCTGCTGTAG
- a CDS encoding DUF1028 domain-containing protein — protein sequence MTISIAARDPESDQFGVAVASAFPAVGAVCPWVGADGAVVTQSWDAGADYGEALLALLDWGFTLPTAADALLAGREGSVGLQLHGVDADGNTYAHTGEKCVEHADHYAGEEYTVAGDLLASADVIDAVAAAFERTTGRFTDRLLTALEASESTGGDKRGDNLSAAVLVYGEPHKLYHNLRVDTPGQPIADLREAYEAALETERGMDDEEMQKFWGEDVPGSIREYPIRY from the coding sequence GTGACGATCTCGATCGCGGCCCGCGACCCGGAGTCCGACCAGTTCGGCGTCGCCGTCGCCTCGGCGTTCCCCGCGGTCGGGGCGGTCTGCCCGTGGGTCGGCGCCGACGGCGCGGTCGTCACCCAGTCCTGGGACGCCGGCGCCGACTACGGCGAGGCACTGCTCGCCCTGCTCGACTGGGGGTTCACGCTCCCCACCGCGGCCGACGCGCTTCTCGCCGGTCGCGAGGGGTCTGTCGGCCTCCAACTCCACGGCGTCGACGCCGACGGGAACACGTACGCCCACACCGGCGAGAAATGTGTCGAGCACGCCGACCACTACGCCGGCGAGGAGTACACCGTCGCAGGCGACCTGCTCGCGAGCGCCGACGTGATCGACGCCGTCGCCGCGGCGTTCGAGCGCACCACCGGGCGGTTCACCGATCGCCTGCTGACCGCGCTCGAGGCCAGCGAGTCCACCGGCGGCGACAAACGGGGCGACAACCTCAGCGCCGCCGTGCTCGTCTACGGCGAACCCCACAAGCTCTACCACAACCTCAGAGTCGACACGCCAGGCCAGCCGATCGCCGACCTCCGGGAGGCGTACGAGGCCGCACTGGAGACCGAACGCGGGATGGACGACGAGGAGATGCAGAAGTTCTGGGGCGAGGACGTCCCCGGATCGATCCGGGAGTACCCGATCCGCTACTGA
- a CDS encoding VOC family protein has protein sequence MNPSHLDHANLVIPEDRVDDAVAFYRDTLGFDLEDLDAYRAGERPIFSVRLSATSLLHLSPDESFEPPAETNFDHVAIVVEEDVDTIEQQLTDAGVEIEREPRELKGATGTAPAVYVRDPFGYRVEIKTSA, from the coding sequence GTGAACCCCAGCCACCTCGATCACGCGAACCTCGTCATCCCGGAGGACCGCGTCGACGACGCCGTCGCGTTCTACCGCGACACGCTCGGCTTCGACCTGGAGGATCTCGACGCCTACCGCGCGGGCGAGCGGCCGATCTTCTCGGTCCGGCTCTCGGCGACGAGCCTGCTCCACCTCAGCCCGGACGAGTCGTTCGAGCCACCCGCGGAGACGAACTTCGACCACGTCGCGATCGTCGTTGAGGAGGACGTCGACACGATCGAGCAGCAGCTAACGGACGCCGGCGTCGAGATCGAACGCGAGCCGCGAGAGCTGAAAGGCGCGACCGGGACCGCCCCGGCCGTCTACGTCCGCGACCCGTTCGGCTACCGCGTCGAGATCAAGACGAGCGCCTGA
- a CDS encoding M48 family metallopeptidase: MSETAAREVDLSGTTVEYELRRSADATRPRIDVDLHGVTVVIPEGSRRRPGEFLREKASWVVEKHREFQRYRERVPDRTFESGASFPVLGTERELVVEPARRNELTDETIHLRRSAVEQSSVKRALESFYRSLAREQFTARADQFAPEMGVEYGGIEVRNQKTKWGSCSSNGTLGLNWRLMLAPPEIVDYIVVHELAHLREMNHGEAFWAIVEAFDPEWEQHREWLREHSAELVFSEDDL; the protein is encoded by the coding sequence GTGAGCGAAACGGCTGCTCGGGAAGTCGACCTCTCGGGCACCACCGTCGAGTACGAACTGCGCCGCAGTGCTGACGCCACGCGGCCGCGCATCGACGTCGACCTCCACGGCGTGACGGTCGTCATCCCCGAAGGGTCGCGCCGGCGGCCCGGCGAGTTCCTCCGGGAGAAGGCGTCGTGGGTGGTCGAGAAGCACCGCGAGTTCCAGCGCTACCGCGAGCGCGTGCCCGACCGGACGTTCGAATCCGGCGCGTCGTTCCCGGTGCTCGGGACGGAGCGGGAGCTAGTGGTCGAGCCGGCACGGCGGAACGAACTCACCGACGAGACGATCCACCTCCGGCGGAGTGCGGTCGAGCAGTCCTCCGTGAAGCGCGCGCTGGAGAGCTTCTACCGCTCGCTGGCGCGGGAGCAGTTCACGGCGCGGGCGGACCAGTTCGCGCCGGAGATGGGCGTCGAGTACGGGGGGATCGAAGTGCGGAACCAGAAGACGAAGTGGGGGAGCTGTTCGAGCAACGGCACGTTGGGGCTGAACTGGCGACTGATGCTGGCGCCGCCGGAAATCGTCGACTACATCGTCGTCCACGAACTGGCTCATTTGCGCGAGATGAACCACGGCGAGGCGTTCTGGGCGATCGTGGAGGCGTTCGACCCCGAGTGGGAACAGCATCGGGAGTGGCTGCGGGAGCACAGCGCCGAGTTGGTGTTCTCGGAGGACGATCTGTAG